Below is a genomic region from Delftia tsuruhatensis.
TCGCGGCGCACGGTGCGCGCGGCGGGATCGACCTCCAGCTCGCCATGGCGGATCACGGGAGCCGCCTGCCCTGCCGCGCGGCGCAGCATGGCGCGCAGGCGGGCCTCCAGTTCGTCGATGTCGAAGGGCTTGACCAGGTAGTCGTCGGCGCCCAGATCCAGTCCGGCGATGCGCTCTCGCACCTGGTCGCGCGCCGTAAGAATGAGCACGGGCGTGTTCGGATCCGGCAGCGCCTGGTGGTCGCCGCCCGGGCGGCGCGGCCCCCGCAGCCGGCGCAGGATCTCGCTGCCGTCGCCATCGGGCAGGCCAAGGTCCAGCAGCACGGCATCGAAGTGCTCCATCTCCAGCGCATGCCAGGCCTGGGCCACGGAGGCGCACACGTCGACCGCGTAGCGGCGCTGTTCCAGATTGGCCTTCAGCCCGGCGGCAATGCCCGCGTTGTCCTCGACGACAAGTATTCGCATGCGCGCATTGTGCATGGTGTCCATCTTCCCGGACCGGCGAGGGGCCCTGGCGGGATGGCCGCACGCCGCCGTGGGCGTTAAGACGGGTTTAAGCCGCGCTTTCCATGCTGCCGGCCATGCCGATATCCGACCGTCCAGACCCAGCCCCCGCCACCGCGCGGACACCCACCGTCCACCGCACCCTTGCCTGGACCCTGCTGGCACTGGCCGTGGTCCTGGCCTGGGATGCCGGCGCCCTGGACCTGGCCATGGCGCGCTGGTTCGGCAGCGCCGACGGCTTTGCGCTGCGTTCGGACTGGTTCTTCGTGAACATCGCCCACGAGGGTGCACGCCGCCTGGCCTGGCTGCTGGTGCTGGTGCTGACGCTGGGCGTCTGGCGCCCCATGGGCGCGCTGCGCCTGCTGCCCCACGGGCGGCGCGTGCAGCTGGTGGCCGGCATCCTGCTGTCGCTGGCGCTGATCTCGGTGCTCAAGTACACCAGCGCCACCAGTTGCCCCTGGGACCTGGCCGAGTTTGGCGGCGTGGCGCGCCATGTCTCGCACTGGTCGTTGGGTCTGGCCGACGGTGGACCGGGCCGCTGCTTTCCCGCGGGCCATGCCTCGGCCGGCTTTGCCTTCCTGGCCGGCTATTTCGCGCTGCGCCGCCACGCTCCGCGCGCGGCGCGGATCTGGCTGGCCGGCGCGCTGGCTGCCGGCCTGCTGATGGGACTGGCCCAGCAAATGCGCGGCGCCCACTTCATGAGCCACACGCTGTGGACCGGCTGGCTGTGCTGGACCGCGGGCTGGCTCTGCGACCTGGCCACGACCCGCCTGCTGCGCGGCAGGGACGGCGCGCCCGACTCGCTATGGCCCGCCAACGCCGGACTGCCGCCTTCCACCCCCTGAGCGATCTTCCATGCTGCCCCTGGACCCCGCCCTGTT
It encodes:
- a CDS encoding phosphatase PAP2 family protein, which gives rise to MLPAMPISDRPDPAPATARTPTVHRTLAWTLLALAVVLAWDAGALDLAMARWFGSADGFALRSDWFFVNIAHEGARRLAWLLVLVLTLGVWRPMGALRLLPHGRRVQLVAGILLSLALISVLKYTSATSCPWDLAEFGGVARHVSHWSLGLADGGPGRCFPAGHASAGFAFLAGYFALRRHAPRAARIWLAGALAAGLLMGLAQQMRGAHFMSHTLWTGWLCWTAGWLCDLATTRLLRGRDGAPDSLWPANAGLPPSTP
- a CDS encoding response regulator transcription factor, which encodes MRILVVEDNAGIAAGLKANLEQRRYAVDVCASVAQAWHALEMEHFDAVLLDLGLPDGDGSEILRRLRGPRRPGGDHQALPDPNTPVLILTARDQVRERIAGLDLGADDYLVKPFDIDELEARLRAMLRRAAGQAAPVIRHGELEVDPAARTVRRDGKLVEMSPREFSVLWVLLQARGRVLSRQQIEEHLYSWGTAVESNAVEVHIHHLRKKLGNASIVTMRGVGYFLPVENA